CTCAGAATTGTGTAGAATATATAGTGGCAACGGTTGGTGTGGTATCTTGTGGGGCGACCATATCACTTTGTAATCCGTCGTACAAAGAAGGTAACTCTTTTTCGTTGAATATTTATTAGCTTCAACATTATGATAGATATGACTGATGAGGGATTGTTTCAGTCAACTATTTGTTCTCATTGACTTGTGGGGTATTGTATGCTACGAGTGCTACTCCTGAATGAGGAGGCTTCGTTGGTCTGTATGCCCGGAAAACAAATTGGAACAATTACTTCACCAATGGTTAATTCTTTTGCTTGAATTGTATTACTTCAATGGTCAGGTTGAGAATTTGATTATGAGAATGCTATTCGCACAgttcgctctgaacaaggctatgCGGAAACATTCACTGATATTGAATAATAAGTAAGGAAATACAATTCTATTAGAAGGACCGGAATATTTCGGGTTCGGGATTGCCGCCTGATTTATTATAACTCGGGTGAGGTGGTGGAATGAAGCTATATGAccgaaaaatattcaaattcgaaGTTGGGAGCCGAATTGAAGATATCTGTCAATCGTATACAGTGTAGACGTTCTGATGGACAGAAGGATGTTACCTGCGCGAGACCATGAAGCGCAATAAAGTTCCGTTTGTGTGCTTTGGATTTAGACCGATATTTGAACAAACGAACACAATGGTTTTGTTCAAAGTAGAATCATTTCATTGATATGAGTTCTTTCACGAGttaattttgaacaattttttttgttttgcaggagAAATACAGCATATCTTCAAAATCACCGAACCAAAAATAGTTATCGCATCTGAAAAAAGCATCGATACTATAAAGCAAGTACTCAATAATAACCCAGAGAATCAAGTTCAGGTATCctgatttttaaattatagatattattaataataaaatacaagatCTTTTATATTGTCcatgtatttattctattttaaatgTGTTAAGAGGCAAATTCATTGACTTAGAATATCGATCGCGGTTGTTTGAGCGTACTGTGTAAACACAATTTTCACTTTTAGAAAATCATAGTCATTGGAAAAAGTAATGAATTCGAAACTTGGGATGACATTATAatctcaaataaaaataacagaggtaagaaattatttctaattgtaaaaaatattgatttcaaatttttcttgattcaataatttttctagAAAACATTGTTCCGACTTGCAAAATATCACCAAAGAAAGATTTAGCGTTCCTACCATATTCAAGTGGAACTACAGGAATGCCGAAATGTGTTATGCACACTCATTATGGTACGATTGCGATGATATTAGCCAGTTGGTAAGAAGAACTTTTCTGATATCGTATCGTTATTCTGCTTAAACCAAAGCACGGAAAATCACTTTATAACAATTAAATTCATTACGTTTGGAAATTTCaatacaatatttattaatatacaTAAACTATCTCatacaatatatttgaaatgtgTACTTGTAAGTCATTTTTCAATAAACCTTCGCACAAAATGTTGATGCCAAAGTATTGCTTAGTCGCTTCATTTCGCAAAACTAGATATAAGTATGGATAATTGCATCTTTAACTCAGAcaagttttagtattttgtatataaaaatttatatgaataGAAAACGTATTCCTAACTTATGAGCATATAAGATATTTTTAGTTGAGTGATATGtcatttacttcatttttggtGTTACAAAAACTATTTCAAAACTTGATATGGATTATGGCAGCGTGGTATGTATCTTTCGCGACGCACGATTGTAAGTCGATGTGATATGTCtaaacattttgaattcttttgAGGCACCATTTAAACTATCAACGCGGAGATGTGTTCTACAACGAACGGCCTTTGTATCACGGAGGTGGTTATTTTTTCTTACTTGTTGCACTGCAAGGCGGGTTATGTGTTATCATGGATCAAAAGTTTGACGTTGAAGGTACACTGGCTGCGATACAAAAATACAAGGTAAAAATATCTTTTACCATATACCATTCGTTTGCTATATTATTTACTCTGGTGATAGTAATATGATATTGTAGCGATTTCAAAATCAGACTTCAATGTGCCAGTACATGACCACATATTTGAACGTcggaaaacatttgaaaaatttggttttcattTGATGGGTATTTGATGCGGATGTATACGTGCATGTTTTCCAACTAAGATCTTTTTACAGTATATTTGGTTTTCATTGAACGCTTCGTCGGACACCAAGGCTTCCAAGGTTACATTATGTTGGAGGAAGAATAATTCTCGCTgcaatttattcatatttttctttatattcatTCATGTCGTCAAGGCAAATCATATGCTTCTGGTGCCACCAAATTTGCTAAAACTGTCCCAGACAGAGTTACATCACAAGTATGATACCTCGTCGTGGAAATCGTCATTTATTGGAGGTGCATCAATTCCACCCACAGCATTGAAAGAAGTTATCGATAGGTTCAACATTAGAATATTTCCATGTTAGttgacaaatttttataaactttTATAGTAAAGGTGAAAAACAAAGTCTAACTTTATCCAATCAGGTCGGCAGGCAACGTTTCAAGCCTAAAATGGAATGAATTGAGTATTTGGAATAACTCGATAAACGACCGTTTATTACCTTTGGCAGCTTGTGTAATTTGTAGGTTCAacattagaatattttcatgttagttgacaaatttttataaactttTATAGTAAAGGTGAAAAACAAAGTCTAACTTTATCCAATCAGGTCGGCAGGCAACGTTTCAAGCCTAAAATGGAATGAATTGAGTATTTGGAATAACTCGATAAACGACCGTTTATTACCTTTGGCAGCTTGTGTAATTTGTTTTATAAAATCGTTTACTATTATTTTGGAAATAGATATTATTTTAAACATGAACCCGAGCTTAAAGTACAAGTTTGTCTTGGACATAATAGCTGGCTGTTACTGGCGACATTCATTCTTAATTTGAAACTACCTGTCCAATATCACGCTCGTTCTTCTTGTATTTCATCTTGTATGTACATATATCAATTCCAATTCATATATCACCAATTCCGATGCATTCCTAACTTTGCAAGTAGATATGTACCtaaatcatttaatttttaaCGTGTTGGTATTTCAGGTTATGGGCAGACTGAATGCTTTCCTGTATCTTGGAATGACAAAGTAGATCAATTCATTGATTCAGCTGGTTCAATTGCAGTCAATTCTGAAATTATGGTGAATTAATTTAACGATTTTTGTAATACAAAAATAGAGTTATATAAAATTTACGTTATATAAAGTAAGACAAAAACTTGAagattttgtttattcattttaaaatcctTTGGGCtctatgtgattcgtttttcaaTTCGAAATTGTGCTACCTTCCTATTACGCTTTGAAGTATTTTGACGGTACTGGTATTGTACAAGGTAAAGTAGACTACTGGTCttcgttttcatatatttgagcatcgctgtCTTGTTTTGtatgcgatgacgtcatcaacatTAAAAATTTCACACTGCGTTCGCGTTCGTTGCTATCTGGGGGTCAGGGGAAGTCGTTaagactacggtaccggtaatctAAGCAGATTGCTTACCCGTACTAGTTCATTTTgctcttcgtgtccatatatttaaacagAGCTCTTTTGTTTGACTCTTAAATGTTTTACAGATTGTTGATCCAAATACGGAAAAAGAGTTGAAATCTGGCGAAGACGGCGAAATTTGGGTCAAAAGTACACATGTAAGGCATGAGATTCTTTCGTCAATATTTTACCACATTTTCTGTAGAATAAATTAGTAGAAGATATATTCACACATTTTAATCTAAATGTATATAGGTAGCGATTCCAATTCAACTGTTAACAACATTTGATCGTAACGATCATCCTTAGAATCAACAAAGACATTGAGAATCAAAGCAATCATTCCAAACTATCTTATATACGTTTTGCTAGATGGCTGCTGGATATTATAAAAATTCGGAAGCAACAGAACAAGCAATAAATAAAGACGGATTTCTTCGTACTGGCGATATTGgacatattgaaaatgaaatgcTTTTTGTGGTTGGCCGGCTCAAGGAAGTTATCAAATATAACACGTTCCAGGTAAAAAAAACAAACTTTCAATCACATATTTACCCGCCAATGTAcgttttgattttcaaaaaaaaaaattcggttttcttcagaatagttttttttttttaaatacgttATTTATCTAAGTT
The genomic region above belongs to Styela clava chromosome 13, kaStyClav1.hap1.2, whole genome shotgun sequence and contains:
- the LOC120333252 gene encoding putative 4-coumarate--CoA ligase 2 gives rise to the protein MPLRSKHGNFDIPEISLSDFFLERIKEYGDDIALIDNTNEEKQLTFRQVYEQIQSCGRFFQKQMIGKGDVVCLITQNCVEYIVATVGVVSCGATISLCNPSYKEGEIQHIFKITEPKIVIASEKSIDTIKQVLNNNPENQVQKIIVIGKSNEFETWDDIIISNKNNRENIVPTCKISPKKDLAFLPYSSGTTGMPKCVMHTHYGTIAMILASWHHLNYQRGDVFYNERPLYHGGGYFFLLVALQGGLCVIMDQKFDVEGTLAAIQKYKANHMLLVPPNLLKLSQTELHHKYDTSSWKSSFIGGASIPPTALKEVIDRFNIRIFPCYGQTECFPVSWNDKVDQFIDSAGSIAVNSEIMIVDPNTEKELKSGEDGEIWVKSTHMAAGYYKNSEATEQAINKDGFLRTGDIGHIENEMLFVVGRLKEVIKYNTFQVPPAEIEHVLMKHPGLKDAAAVGVPDEACGELPKAFVVRKMESVTTDELHELIKNELVDYKHLRGGIQFVNHIPKSILGKIDRIELKKWAMKNENL